GTCACCGCTTCACTCACGGCACTTAGTAAATCCAGTTCATAGCCTGAACGCGTCCCATCTCGGTCCCAGCTTGTAAGCAAAATCTCTCCAGCGCCGCGGTCAACGATTTCTCGGGCCCAATCAATCACATCGATGCCCGTTCGCTCTTTGCCAGAGCGCACAACCTGCTCCCAGCCTTCTTCACCATCTTTTCTGGCCGCATCAATAGCAACAACTGTACATTGGCTGCCATAGCGTTTTGCCAGCTCGTTAATCAACCCGGGGTTGGTCACCGCTGCGGTATTAACGCTGACCTTATCTGCACCAGCTTCCAACAAACGACCAGCATCATCGGCCACACGTACACCGCCTCCGCAGGTCAATGGGATACCGAGTGCTTCACGCA
This sequence is a window from Deltaproteobacteria bacterium. Protein-coding genes within it:
- the hisF gene encoding imidazole glycerol phosphate synthase subunit HisF, which encodes MLTSRIIPCLDCRDGRVVKGIKFQGLRDAGCPVELSMNYQAQGADELVLLDVSATPEGRSHQHDTVREVREALGIPLTCGGGVRVADDAGRLLEAGADKVSVNTAAVTNPGLINELAKRYGSQCTVVAIDAARKDGEEGWEQVVRSGKERTGIDVIDWAREIVDRGAGEILLTSWDRDGTRSGYELDLLSAVSEAVTVPVIASGGAASPQHLIEALKAGGDAVLAASIFHDGEYTVQTLKEELRKAGIEVRL